One Glycine max cultivar Williams 82 chromosome 1, Glycine_max_v4.0, whole genome shotgun sequence genomic window, aaaaatcttataaacaGAGAAAGGAAACAGGGTTGTACCTGTGGCACCATGAGCAAAATGACACTTATTGCCAAAGGGGCAATACCCTGTCATCTCCCACTTATTGCAAATCCTGGTTTTCCAATTAGAGGGCTTCGAATTAGGCCCATTCCCAGCAGCATTAGCACCACCATTACCACCACTGGCACCACCACCAacaccgccgccgccgccgccgccgccaccgTAACCACCAGGGCCCAAACTTATAGCAACACTCTCGCGATTCTTCGATTGCTCATCGTGAAGAAAGGTGCAACTATCTCCATAGGGGCACCCTTCCTCCGTGTAAAACTTCTTACAATGCCTTCCCTTGTAGGACCTCTGCATCATTTCCCCTGAGAAGGTGGTAGACCCCACTGTGGGAATCTGAAACTCCTCCCTCGGCGGCTCGATCATCACCGCCTTCTCCTCCTCGTGGGCCGCCACGATCTCCTGCCAATTGGGCGGCGGGCGCCGCAGCTCCTCGATGCTGTGGGCGAAGTTGCAGTTGGTGATGTAAGGGCAGGTCCCCGCCCTGAACTTGCAGCACAGCTTCGTCTTGAAGAACATCTTCCCGATCGCCTTCGACCGGTTCGAGGAGCTCCCTTCCTGCGAGGAATTCCGCGACTTTTTGCTCGGCGGCTCCGACGACCGCCCCTCGTAATTCGAGTTCGACGGCGTCGTTTCTGAGTCCCCAccgctgttgttgttgttccagAACCGGTACTCGTCCTCCGTCGCCCAATCGGCTTGGTCGCCGGACCAGCTCTCTCCGCCTCCGCCTCCGCCTCCACCGCCGGTGATTATTTGCACCACGTTGCCGTCCCGAGCGAAATCCATTGACGCAAACGAGGCAAAACCCTAACCAGATTTTGACCTCAGAGTTCTGTCTTTTGTTCTGTACCTCCGCGGAGATGCAGGTTTCGGAAAATTTTGAGGAAAGGGTGGTTCGCGGAAACCGACAGCTACCTAGGAGTGTCCGAACACAGCTGAGGAATTGGAGAAGAGAAGacagtctttttttttctggtttaAGGCAAACTTATTCAAAACAATCTTGTTCGAAACAATGGCAGATAGATCCTGTTCGAGATGATACTTTGGTAGATAGAAGATAGGATATTGAGGGAAATAGGGttgtaaaaaaatgacaattttggAACGAAGATTCAAATCGTCTCGGCATAGAGAGAGAATTTATGGCATCGAATTGAAACTAGATCTGTGGCAACagtgcaagaaaatgaaaacaaaaactgTCACAAATCGTGCAAGAAagaatttagtttaaatatttgcaAGTGAGAAAGAAAAAGTTGAGAGAGGATCCGATTTTCAAAATGATGTAATCTAGGATTACAGAAATTTTCTTACCTGGTTGGTTAGATTTCCCGTGAACTGAAAGGAAGTTGAGAAACCAcagtatttatttgtatttttgtttttattttattcttctcaaGGCTATAGTTGCCTCTCTAACGATGACATGAGTTGAGAGTTGACGAGTGACTTTGACATTATTGCCTGCTTAGTGTTTGTGCATTCATATTTCTTAAGCATATATCTGATGGTACGTTTAATgcacatttaatttcaaatattaaataggagtaatatttttattgttgtatgtcaattaatcaattaatttttctaaagatTTTTAGTTATTCTTAGATTTAGAGAAAatatacaaagaaagaaaattatatctTTGCGaattatattcttaatttttattgttgtacAAACGAAggaaactaattaattttttaattttgataaaattgttagGCTTTTTCTATTATATCTTTGTGAATTTTTCAATACACTTATTTCTCATTTCACTAATACCTTTTCATTTATGTTCAAATTATTGACCaataaataactatttcatttcgaaatattcaaattatttatttaaaatgtattagATAATTAATGTGGGTGAgagtataattaataaaaaaaattattgtagccttaaattttaaaaatataaataaatagaaataatttttttccaaaaatccaacaattaaaaagaataagagaGTAATTGATTctaagactaaaaaaattacactcataatgtaagaaaaataacttttaaaatattaagccTTAACGTTaaagtcttaaaaaaaattaaaatttaactatatctttaagatttttttttttacttttcatctcCTATAAATTTGTGATTGTGACTCCCAATTTTTAATTATGCACATTTAGTTTCTTGATATTTTGAATTAcgtgatattaattttatagttaaatttCTCTCCATTTATGCTTAACATTGACTAAAATGTGAGTGTGTGGTGAGGTGACAAATAACCTATTATgggtatttaattatatttaagtattgAATAGATTAATGAGTTTAAGTGCATTttaatagaaactaaaaaaaatacattgaataaaaaatgaaaaacatataaagaattccaaaattcttaatttaaaagcacatgatttttttgttctctCAAACATCTGAGTGGGGACACAAAGGATAGAGTTCTTCTTCATAGTTTGGTCAACATATACAATcagatatattattaatatgatattttttttattttgatcgataaatattaatttgttagtttagtTTGAAATGTTATTAATATGGTATGGTTTGTTTTATCAATTTTCCATAtgaccaaatttttaaaacattaaaaattatttttaaggattgACAAGATTAATGCGTTTAAATGCATTTTAttagtaactaaaaataaaataaaaattcggGAAATATAGAAAGAATCACAAAATccctaataaaaaaacacaattttctctctttttgttcTATCTCTCAAATGTGTGAGTGAGCACGAAAAGGATAAAATTCTTCTTCATGGTTTGGAAAACATATAAAACCaaatatgttattaatatgGTATTGTTGGTTTTATTCTCAATTTTCAATGTggctaaattttaaaacattaagcttaaaaatatcaaaagaattaaaatccaGCTATATCTTTAAGATTTTAGGATGAATTACACTTTTGATATTCtattgtcacaacctaccctacgACGGGACAACGAAGGCAAAATAGATGAGTCAAAGCGTTCGTCTCCTAGGGTGACAATGAGCGGAGTAGCCATCAacttttatttgaggaaaacgttagaaaaaccaaaaagaggtctgcgaattttgagaagaagggttcgagagttgtttacgcatggagAAGGTATCAGCACCCCCTAATGCccatcacaagggatgacaacctttaatcgagtgtgcaaaaacgtgacttcaatattatttattttccctttttatatttttatattttttgggatCGACAAGGGGACTGCCCTTGCTCCTGCatatcactattagaaaatacactttcaacatcgattatttagaacattctacatcggttctaaaaccgataTTGAAAGTGCTGATGTTGAAtatatcaatgttaacatcgattttacaaaactgatgttaacataaatatgataacatcggttctctaaatacccgatgttaaacacaatgaattacagcaaaaaaagtgtacgcatgatgaaTGTTGACATCTGTTTtgtagtaaaaccgatgttaatattgtatattaacatcggttttctagaaaaaccgatattaatgtaatatattaacatcggtttcctacgataatcgatgttaatatattccattaacatcggtttttctagaaaaccgatgtcaacgttgatgatgcatacacttatttggtgtagttctttgtgtataacatcagTTATGtctagataaccgatgttaatatacaaatgttaacatcggttatttataaataaccgatgttaatatacaagcGTTGGCATCGGTTAAttacagataaccgatgttaaaatacaaatgctgacatcggttatacacaaataaccgatgttaatatacaaacgttaacatcggttttactgcaaaaccgatgttaaggtttatgttgacatcggtttttctaaataatcgatgttgtttactatattaacaccggtttttgttaataaccgatgttgttttgaagttctttttttatataaactttctgtttttacaataacccaaaattgtacATGTAAAATTCAATTTCAGACCCAatattcacagcaaataaacattttattctggtTTCAACCagttttaatcataataaacatcgaataattcatttatcataaagaacaatcaacaaatgaattcaatgttcaaattacataggaaatgtcaaaaatgttaaaccaaagtaaactaagctaaagataatgtccctaaatcctaggtctgatctctaactcagagataaaactgtgcccactggatccgcaatgcctttaatctatctggctccaatggtctaggatcgttaaaatactgcatgatgaaataaatcataataagttaataatgtaatacacaCAGTTGTATAtgacattcacaaaatattgaaatataattctaatggttagttgaaaatgacttacgatcttcgcagcgatttcctttgcggcctcagtcgtcatgtCCCCTGATTTCTTCGtgtgggccatcttccacttcacgtggcgtctaaCCGGGGATGGAGGGTTGATGACACCATCAACGCTTCCTTACTGTACAacttcctccagcttcttcttggtcttctcagccaAGAGCTTCGGCTCCAAATAGTCATAAACCCCACGAGATAGAACGTGGGGGGGCAGTGTTcagcttctggatggcctgtgcctttttgcGCACATCTTGGAAAAATAACGCAATAATGTTTCAAATGGCttgaatgaagtataacaagttaatgttttttggaaaacaacttaaatggcaaggaacatacctcccaagaagggtctctgcgagtctagCATAACTGggcccatttttccttgctaatgttgtatttctcacagacagtgtcctccaCACCGttctgatcggctgcaagggcccacttccttgtgaggtctgatttaaactacctccatctctcccccacggtctgaagtaacttccttttcgtcctactatCAGAAGCCTTTGGAatttcaaattccgcctgacaacatcaaataaagtttatttgttacaataatgtattttttgacttttaattaaacaaaataaaataagaaaaggaaaatacatgaatatcctcccaaatcaggtccttttgagcagtagggacctccttccagttctcgtaggtgacgtccaccttatcacgtgccacaatccccaaatatgttcttaatttcttcctgtggggaccgtcgaccttgccggtagcaggatctacatggaccactggtctctcagcaccaggtggtctagtagacaatgatcgtagacgtgaggctttgcgtgtctgCTTCACGGCAGACAACGAAGCCAATGCGTCCAAAGGagtagaaggaggaggaggaggaggaagagaaggaggaggaggaggaggaggggaggcaggtggagaagccatgatcctttatacaataacatacaacaacatacaaaatgtaaattttgattACAGACAATTATCAACATGAACAGTTCTTTATGTAAGTCATCTGGAATAGTGGGGTTCGGGGGTGGTCATGCTTTATTATTGTcggtgtgtgtgtgtctctttctctctctgtgtCTCTGTGTGCTTTCAAAAAAGAATTAATCAAAAGAGGATAAGTCATAAGTGATTTACTTGTGGTTCTTAATTGTGATTCAAAACAGGATAAGATGTAATAGTAGTGAAAATGTGTCATAAATGAAAAGTCTGATAAATTGAAGTTGATGATGTCTTGTGATACTTGtgctttaaatttgttttaagacatgaaagaaaattaCTATGTAgcacaaataacaataattgtAGACAGGTGAAGACTACATAGTGTGCACTGAAAGCTACATTTCCATGGGATTTAAAGGATGTCAAAGTGGGATCAATGCAACCAAACTTTTGTTAGATTTTTGGAATTGTAGACAACTCATTCAGAATAGTCCTTCAAACTGTCGGGGAAGGAATGACATGAAAACGTTGAATGATGAAGGAATGACATGAAGACCTTGAAAAATACACATCTagatggcatccttaggacttcaaacagctcatgtttgtcgtcagtttcatcatccaccacccttaccttctctggcttctcatgtttattgttgttaaacccatatttatgctctcctcccttcatgtcttgttttatcacaactttagccgaatctcctatcttaagcacagttgaatctcctgtcttattcttcaatgacacactttgatggcctgtatgtcttttcttcatatgttctagtggttcagcttcagaatgcatagacCAATctgaattttccagtgatcaccaaaggcttctgcatctgcattgacactctccaccctctttggtttatgcttctgtgctgcattcgctgcttcctccttataaatcTCAGATTTATTAGAGGTTTCACTAGAACAATTAGCACCAATCGTTGGTTcttcctcctctaccagctcaatatctttctttcacctttgcttttgtaaactacactgtaatttacaaaacaaaagttgaaaggaaagatattgagctggtagacgaGGAAGAACCACAGATTGGTTCTGATTGTTGTAGTGTAACCTCTAATAAATCTGAGATTTATAACGAGGAAGCAGGGAATGtagcacagaagcataaaccaaagagggtggagagtgtcaatgctgatgcagaagcctttggtgatcactggaaaattcagATTGgtctatgcattctgaagctgaagcactagaacatatgaagaaaagacatataggccatcaaagtgtgccattggagaataagacaggagattcaactgtgctgaagataggagattcggctaaagttgtgataaaacaagacatgaagggaggagagcataaatatgggtttaacaacaataaacgtgagaaaccagagaaggtaagggtggtggatgatgaaactggcgacaaacatgagctgtatgaagtcctaaggatgccatctAGTAGAAAAAACCAATGactaaatttttcatattttattataagacGGATGAATTATGCCTGATTTCACTCCGTCTTGAGTAAACTAGCcataaataacaagacaaagttataaataaatttttcatattttattataagacTGATGAATTATGCCTGATTTCACTTTGTCTTCTGTAAACCAACcataaataacaagacaaagttataaataaattttgcaacaacttaagatataattttaaacaatcaaAATAAAGTGTAGTTGTCACTTAGTTGCTTTCGTGAGCTCTCTCTCTGCAGAAAATTacgttagacgatgttaatcaattctccttcatcatgatcattacgattagcatgaacgtcatcagcttcttcttctccgacaacgttaggagtgatttgtgcggtcaaaggactaacataggtgtccatgtatgaatcatcatcttcaacattaacaccaattgttttgccctggAGAACCACGCatcacctttcatcacaagggtcttgcacgtaaaatacttgtctagcttgctctgccatgatgaaagggtcattgtgataaccaagtttctttaggtctaccaacgtaaatcctatatcatcggtgcacacaccggtgttgctgtcaacccatttacatttgaaaacacatactgtgaatttgacatagttaagctcctaaatttcatcaatgaacccaaagtaagggatggaagctacacagggattggggTCATTCACActtgcgaagtgttgagatttagcccttagggtgaccccactgttctgcattgtacttttctcatcttgtgcttttgtgtaaaatgaatacttgtttatgtcgtatccttgtcaggttataacatttcttttaggcccatctgctagctttcttaatgtttctgaagcattctcatctgcaaatattgtatctttaaactaatcacagaaagtcttgttatgctttttcaacacccaattctttaacatttttggattattctgtttgactaaagcttcatgcttaactatgtatggcaaaacttcattactgttgttcaagacatacaagtgagcttgtaacaaatcttctacacttggagtgatcacatgcagtcctcttgaacccttaccacccactctgtcatcatgccgagactcaggaaggccaacaAGTTTAGCCTTCTGAATGTATTCTGGACAAAATTCagtggcttcttctgcaatgtacctctcaacaatataTGCTTATGGATGATATatattctttgtatacccttttaagatcttcatgtatcactcaactgggtacatccaccgcagataaacaggaccacaacatttgatttctctgaccagatgcacaatcaagtgaatcatgatgtcaaagaaagcagggggaaaatacatctctaattggcacagtataattgcggcctcattttccagctcATCAAACTTCacaggatcaatgactttgctacatatagcatggaagaaaaagcacaggcgagttatggctaacctgactttgtttggcaagatgtctcgtatagccacggctaacaattgttgcatgagcacgtgacaatcgtgagactttaaccctacaagcttaagctccttcaactgcacaaggctcttaatatttgaagagtatccttgtggaaccttcacccaacgaagacactgacaaaaacttatcttctcctttttggacaaagtatggcaagctgggggcaagtaaattttcttcccatcagaccttggatgcaactgtgattgaatccccatatcagctagatcttgacgggtattcaagccatccttcgtcttgccttgaatgttaaggagcgtcccaatgacactatcccatacatttttctccacatgcataacatcaatacaatgtctaacgtctaGATCAGatcagtacggaagatcaaagaaaatgaacctcttcttccatatgcaattgttacttttatccttcttttgggtcttccaaatacagtattgaggtgttgaacccgctcaTATACCTGTTCACCAGTCAATGGTATTGGCGCAACAttgtgctcttgacttccattaaaagcttttttcagtcgtctgtaaggatgattgggtggtAGAAAACGACGATGCCTAATATacactatttttcttccatgttttagttgtatgtagcttgtgttttcttcacagatggggcatgcatgatgacccttaacactgtaaccgctgagattcccatatgctggaaagtcattaatggtacaaaaaagcattgcacgcatttcaaacgtCTCCTTTCGAAACGCATCAACCACTACAACCCCCtggtcccacaactttctcatgtcttcaaccaacggacttagataaacatcaatgtcatttcctggctgtcttaggctcgatatcatcatagacaacatcatgtattttcgcttcatgcacaaccaaggaggtaaattgtaaattactagcagaactggccatgaactgtgttgcatgcttaaggtgccatatggattcattccatcactggcgaGTCCAAGTCTAAGGTTTCTTACCTCTTTCCCGAAATCtagatacaaaccatcaatcttcttccactgtgagcaatcagccggatgacggaccagTCCAtaagaaatccttccatttgcatgccatgtaaggtcttttgcgtcgtcctcgttagcaaaaagacgcttaaaccttggaatgattggaagataccacaaaacctttgtTGGCAGGCCCTTCTTTGACTTTTCATCATAactgctttcctcttcatccttcactttgtaccgtgaagtcccacacaTAGGGAATTttgacatttcttggaattcatgcctgtagagtatgcaatcattggggcaagcatgaatcttctgatactccatacccatgggaCATAGTATAtttttcgccttatagtaacttttaggtagcgtgttgtcctctggaagtagattgtgcactacctcaagcagtgaggtgaaacttttgtcactccacccatatctggccttcacattaaccagacttaacaccgcagacaacaaggttaaggaattcttgcaccccgtatacaaaggcttctttgaatcactctgtaatccttcatacacaggggcgtgtgcttcctaaaaagactcttgtccaaggtcacgaatcatgtcctccaagcgatctcccatttctacatcaatcggttcagattgggacccactctgcatgtcagtcacttcaccatgccatatccatgtcgtgtaattcttcttcatcccatcacacaatagatggtcccgtatgtcgtcaagtagttgtcgtcttccattcaaacagttgatgcaaggacaataatatttttcttctttattcagtcgacctctttctaaagcaaattgcaagaacttctccacgccatcctcatattctgggctcatgcgactttgattgatcc contains:
- the LOC100788208 gene encoding zinc finger CCCH domain-containing protein 12 encodes the protein MDFARDGNVVQIITGGGGGGGGGESWSGDQADWATEDEYRFWNNNNSGGDSETTPSNSNYEGRSSEPPSKKSRNSSQEGSSSNRSKAIGKMFFKTKLCCKFRAGTCPYITNCNFAHSIEELRRPPPNWQEIVAAHEEEKAVMIEPPREEFQIPTVGSTTFSGEMMQRSYKGRHCKKFYTEEGCPYGDSCTFLHDEQSKNRESVAISLGPGGYGGGGGGGGGVGGGASGGNGGANAAGNGPNSKPSNWKTRICNKWEMTGYCPFGNKCHFAHGATELHRYGGGLMEGENRDAASAVAGDTNKGVPSKASADNVVAAVTLVAHSDVYHIGVPSQRPSSMVIQRPGQRAHQKWKGPDKISRIYGDWIDDIE